The following nucleotide sequence is from Halogeometricum borinquense DSM 11551.
CGCGACGATTTCGCCCGAGGGATGATCCAGCCCGATGTGGGCCGCAAGAAGGTAGTCTACGTCGTCGAGATGCCCCGACTTCGCCATCGATTTGCCGCCTGCGATCTGTTCTTCGCCGGGTTGGAAGAACACCTTCAACGTTCCCTCGAAGTCACTCTCGGCTATCGCGTCGAGAACGCCTAAGCCGATGGTCGCGTGGGAGTCGTGCCCGCAAGCGTGCATGTACCCCTCGTTTTCCGACCGGAACCCGCCCGCGGCAGGCGCGTGGTCGGCGTCTTCGGACTCGGTGATGGGGAGGCCGTCGATGTCAACTCGGAGGCCGACGGTCGGTCCCTCGCCGCGTTCGAGAACTGCCACGGCACCGGTGTATCCACCTTCGAGTCGTTCGAGGATATCCTCGCGGGCACCGGCGTCGCGGGCGCGTTCGAACCACGTCGTCAGTTTGTCGCCGTCGGGGACGGCCATCCGGTCGTCCTCGGAGAGAACTTCCGGGCCAACGTAGAGAGCGTCCAAATCGCGTGTTTCCAGTTCGTCTACGAGACGGGCGGTCGTGTAGAATTCACACCACGCGGGTTCGGGATGCTGATGCAAGTCGCGTCGAAGTTCGACGAGTTCGGAGGACGTCATACGCCTCGGTGGTCGTGAATCGCCATAAACCTCTGCGAGTGCGTGCAGGGTTGCCGCGATAGGGAAAAACACCAGTTGTTGTATATGAAATATATTTCCAATTTGGTTAATGTTTGAAACTGACGCGACCGAGAACGGGCAGTTTATAATGAATGAAGCTGGAGGTGCGTGTGAATGTCTGAACTGAGCGATGACCCCGACCTACGGTTTTACGGTGGGCGTCTTGCGAGTGCTGTCCCGATAGCGTTCTTCATCGTCTGGGCAATCGTCCAGAGTGGATTGCTCGGAGTCGGTGACACAACAGGACTCGTCGTTGGGATGCTCGCCGGTCTCATCATCGGGATGCTATTCGTGAAAGGCCCGTGGAAGGACTACGCGGACGTTATCTTCGACGGGATGACCGAACGAGTTGCCGCGACAGCTATCGTCGCGTGGTTGTGGGCAGGTATGTTCGCCGAAACCATCCAGGCTGGCGGCTTCGTTGACGGTCTCGTGTGGGCCGCCGACGCCGTCAACGTTGGTGCGGGACTGTTCCCCGCCCTCACGTTCCTGCTTGCGGCACTGCTCGCAACTGGTATCGGAACGGGATACGGCACTGCAATCGCCTTCACGGCGCTTGTCTTCCCCGCAGGCGTCGTCCTCGGGTCGAACCCCGTGCTTCTGTTCGGGGCCATTCTTTCGGGTGCCGTCTTCGGTGACAATCTCGCCCCGGTGAGCGACACGACCATCGTCTCGGCAGTGACGCAGGACGCCGACATCGGTGGCGTTGTCGCCTCGCGGATAAAATACGCCGTCGTCGCCGCAATCTTCGCCTTCGCGGCGTACCTCATCGCCGGACGGTCGATGGCCAGCGCACCGTTGGACGTGGGTGGTGTCAGTACCGGCGGGTCCGCGCTCGGACTCGTTCACCTGCTTTCGATTGGTATCGTCATCGTCACGGCCGTCGCCGGACGGCACATCATCGAAGCCGTCTCGTGGGGACTCATCACGTCCATGGTCCTCAATATCGGTCTCGACCTCGCAGACGCCTCGGCGATGCTCGCGTTCAAGGCACCGCAGAATTCGGGCCTCGTCCAGCAAATTGATGCGCTCCCCGTCATCGGTGCGGTAGTCGTCCCGGTCGAAGCCGGTAACACGGCCGTAGCTGGGAGCCTGTATGCGGGCGCATCGGGTTTCTTCCCGCTCATCGTCCTCGTGCTTCTCATCGTCGCAGGAGCGCAGGTGATGCAACGCGGCGGCGGATTCGAGGCGATTCAGGACTTCCTGTTGAACAGCGTTGCGACCACGGTTCGTCGCGCCGAGATGACGATGGTTATCGGCACGGCCATGGTCAATGCGATGATCACGATCAACACTGCTGCCGAAATCGCTATCGCGCCGTACATCCGCACGCTGGGCCGCCGGTTCAACATTAACGGCTACCGCCGTGCAAATATCCTCGACGCCAACACCTCCGCACTCGGGTATATCTTCCCGTGGGGCGGCGGGTTGCTGGCAGGATTCACGGCAATGCAACAGTTGCCCAATGAGTACGAGTGGTTCACGCAGGCGATGGTCGTCAACCCGGCGAGCGTCTGGCCGTACGTGTTCCACGGCTGGTTCCTCGTTGCCGTGTTCATCCTCGCCGCGTGGACTGGCTACGGCCGCGAGTACGTTCCTGACCGCGTGAGTGAGGAGGTGAGTCGCGTATGAGCCTGTTAGAGCAACTGACCGCCGGTCTGCGATTCCGCACGACCAAACCGACCTACGACGCGGGCGACGAACTGACCGCGTTCGTGACGGGTGCGAACGGATCGACGCTCCTCGTCCGTGTCGGAGACTCGGTCATCGAACTCCCCGACGAAGATCCGTCGCTGGTAGACGGAACGGTGCGATTCGAAGTCGAGTCGTTCGACAAATCGACGCACCGCGGACGCGGTAAACTGCTCGAAGTCGTCGAAGAACCCGAGTAGAGAGAAGAGACGGAAACCCGCCGCGACGTTATTTGTTGCGGTGCCCGAGCGGCTTTTTCTGTTCGACTTCGATTTCGACGTGGAGACTCTCGGGGAACTCCATGTGGCCTACCTCGCGGGCGATGTGGTCGTTCCCGTGGATTTCGAGTTTCCGCGAGTAGACGGTGTAGTTCCACGAGGAGAACTCGTCGCCGGGTTCGAGGTTGCGGTACTGCGGGACGGTGTGTTGCTCCGGCGGTGACGCGTGCGGTCCTTTGCACTCTGCACCTTTCCGTTCGAGCATCTCTTGCAGGTCTGATACCTGTTCTTCCAGTTCGTACCGGTTGCCGCTCTGGAAGGTGAGCTTAGTGACGAAGGTCATGGCTGGCGTTAGCCATAGGTGGACTGCAAAGCGTAAAAGCGCACCTACACGGTCGTCCCGTGCGGCGCACTCACGAACGCCCACTTCGCTGTCGCTGAGCGTGTCGGTGAGTGGAAGAATACCTACCCACATCCACCGATAGCCTCTTAAAACCCGACACATTTACGTACAGTAATGCCAGTGCAAGCGGTGAGCGCTGGAGCCATCCTCTTCCGCGACACCCGCGGCCGAAGGGAGTATTTGCTCCTGAAAAGCCGACCAGGGGACTGGGAGTTCCCCAAAGGCGGGGTCGAAGGGAAAGAGGAGCTTCAGCAGACTGCCATACGTGAAGTCAAAGAGGAGGCGGGAATCCAAGAATTCCGTCTCGTCGATGGCTTCCGCGAAGATTACGACTACGTATTCGAAGCGAACGGTAAAACAATCCACAAGACGGTACACCTGTTCATCGCCCGGTCGTTCGAGGCGAGTGCCGAACTCTCCACCGAACACCGGGACCTTCAGTGGCGCGACTACGAGCAGGCTCTCAACACCATCACGCAGGACGGCCCGCGTGACATCCTGAAGAAGGCACACACCTATCTCGAAGACGTTGCCACCGAGGACGAAGAAGACGGGACCCGACAGTACCTCGCCTGACTGAGAGCCGTCCCGCGGGTATTCTGACACGTTCGGCCTGCCGTGAGAGTGACGTTGTGCCGCGTGACGACGCGGTGTGAGTACTGTGC
It contains:
- a CDS encoding DUF7513 family protein — protein: MSLLEQLTAGLRFRTTKPTYDAGDELTAFVTGANGSTLLVRVGDSVIELPDEDPSLVDGTVRFEVESFDKSTHRGRGKLLEVVEEPE
- a CDS encoding Na+/H+ antiporter NhaC family protein, translated to MSELSDDPDLRFYGGRLASAVPIAFFIVWAIVQSGLLGVGDTTGLVVGMLAGLIIGMLFVKGPWKDYADVIFDGMTERVAATAIVAWLWAGMFAETIQAGGFVDGLVWAADAVNVGAGLFPALTFLLAALLATGIGTGYGTAIAFTALVFPAGVVLGSNPVLLFGAILSGAVFGDNLAPVSDTTIVSAVTQDADIGGVVASRIKYAVVAAIFAFAAYLIAGRSMASAPLDVGGVSTGGSALGLVHLLSIGIVIVTAVAGRHIIEAVSWGLITSMVLNIGLDLADASAMLAFKAPQNSGLVQQIDALPVIGAVVVPVEAGNTAVAGSLYAGASGFFPLIVLVLLIVAGAQVMQRGGGFEAIQDFLLNSVATTVRRAEMTMVIGTAMVNAMITINTAAEIAIAPYIRTLGRRFNINGYRRANILDANTSALGYIFPWGGGLLAGFTAMQQLPNEYEWFTQAMVVNPASVWPYVFHGWFLVAVFILAAWTGYGREYVPDRVSEEVSRV
- a CDS encoding uS10/mL48 family ribosomal protein, whose protein sequence is MTFVTKLTFQSGNRYELEEQVSDLQEMLERKGAECKGPHASPPEQHTVPQYRNLEPGDEFSSWNYTVYSRKLEIHGNDHIAREVGHMEFPESLHVEIEVEQKKPLGHRNK
- a CDS encoding bis(5'-nucleosyl)-tetraphosphatase, which codes for MPVQAVSAGAILFRDTRGRREYLLLKSRPGDWEFPKGGVEGKEELQQTAIREVKEEAGIQEFRLVDGFREDYDYVFEANGKTIHKTVHLFIARSFEASAELSTEHRDLQWRDYEQALNTITQDGPRDILKKAHTYLEDVATEDEEDGTRQYLA